From Canis lupus baileyi chromosome 16, mCanLup2.hap1, whole genome shotgun sequence, a single genomic window includes:
- the CD79B gene encoding B-cell antigen receptor complex-associated protein beta chain isoform X2, with amino-acid sequence MAGLVLSPVPHNWLVVLLLLLSAGVPAAKTEDRHQDPKGSTCSGIWQSPRFIARKRGAVVEIRCHTKDVGAVSWLWKREMDLEPKPLPREDRLLQSQNESVATLTIQGIQFSDNGIYFCQQKCSKGSFSKGCGTELRVMGFSTLAQLKRRNTLKDGIIMIQTLLIILFIIVPIFLLLDKDDSKAGMDEDHTYEGLNIDQTATYEDIVTLRTGEVKWSVGEHPGQE; translated from the exons ATGGCCGGGCTGGTGCTGTCTCCCGTGCCCCACAACTGGCTGGTGGTGTTGCTTCTGTTGCTTTCAG CAGGTGTGCCAGCAGCCAAAACAGAAGACAGGCACCAGGATCCCAAAG GAAGCACTTGTTCTGGAATCTGGCAGAGCCCGCGCTTCATAGCCCGGAAGAGGGGCGCCGTGGTGGAAATCAGGTGCCACACGAAGGACGTGGGAGCCGTGAGCTGGTTGTGGAAGCGGGAGATGGACTTGGAGCCCAAGCCCCTGCCGAGAGAGGACCGCCTCCTCCAGAGCCAGAACGAGTCGGTCGCCACCCTCACCATCCAGGGCATCCAGTTCTCGGACAACGGCATCTACTTCTGCCAGCAGAAGTGCTCCAAGGGGTCCTTCAGCAAAGGCTGTGGCACCGAGCTGCGAGTCATGG GGTTCAGCACCTTGGCCCAGCTGAAGCGGAGGAACACACTAAAAGATGGCATCATCATGATCCAGACCCTGCTCATCATCCTTTTCATCATCGTGCCCATCTTCCTGCTGTTGGACAAG GATGACAGCAAGGCTGGGATGGATGAAGATCACACCTATGAG GGCCTGAACATTGACCAAACGGCCACCTACGAGGACATAGTGACTCTGCGGACAGGAGAAGTGAAGTGGTCAGTGGGGGAGCACCCAGGTCAAGAGTGA
- the LOC140606983 gene encoding somatotropin isoform X1 → MAASPRNSVLLAFALLCLPWPQEVGAFPAMPLSSLFANAVLRAQHLHQLAADTYKEFERAYIPEGQRYSIQNAQAAFCFSETIPAPTGKDEAQQRSDVELLRFSLLLIQSWLGPVQFLSRVFTNSLVFGTSDRVYEKLKDLEEGIQALMRELEDGSPRAGQILKQTYDKFDTNLRSDDALLKNYGLLSCFKKDLHKAETYLRVMKCRRFVESSCAF, encoded by the exons ATGGCTGCAA GCCCTCGGAACTCTGTGCTCCTGGCCTTCGCCTTGCTCTGCCTGCCCTGGCCTCAGGAGGTGGGCGCCTTCCCGGCCATGCCCTTGTCCAGCCTGTTTGCCAACGCCGTGCTCCGGGCCCAGCACCTGCACCAACTGGCTGCCGACACCTACAAAGAGTTT GAGCGGGCGTACATCCCCGAGGGACAGAGGTACTCCATCCAGAACGCGCAGGCCGCCTTCTGCTTCTCGGAGACCATCCCGGCCCCCACGGGCAAGGACGAGGCCCAGCAGCGATCC GACGTGGAGCTGCTCCGCTTCTCCCTGCTGCTCATCCAGTCGTGGCTCGGGCCCGTGCAGTTTCTCAGCAGGGTCTTCACCAACAGCCTGGTGTTCGGCACCTCAGACCGAGTCTACGAGAAGCTCAAGGACCTGGAGGAAGGCATCCAAGCCCTGATGCGG GAGCTGGAAGATGGCAGTCCCCGGGCCGGGCAGATCCTGAAGCAGACCTACGACAAGTTTGACACGAACCTGCGCAGTGACGATGCGCTGCTTAAGAACTACGGGCTGCTCTCCTGCTTCAAGAAAGACCTGCATAAGGCCGAGACGTACCTGCGGGTCATGAAGTGTCGCCGCTTCGTGGAAAGCAGCTGTGCCTTCTAG
- the LOC140606987 gene encoding intercellular adhesion molecule 5-like isoform X3 translates to MVNCSTTCPDPGPSGIETFLKKTQVDKGPQWKEFLLEDVTENSILQCFFSCAGIQKDTSLGITVYQPPEQVILDLQPAWVAVNEACTVKCQVPSVAPLENLTLTLLQGNQELHRKNFMNLDVASQRAEVTINVKAQREDDRCNFSCRAELDLSSHGGGLFHSSSAIKVLRIFEFSQSPQIWVSPLLEIGMAEAVSCELTRVFPAGEVMFYMFLGDQELSPFVSWKGDMAWANATIRAMETGDQELSCLVSLGPMEQKTREPVHVYSFPPPVLEIEELYPSAGTDINVTCSGHVLTSPSPTLRLKGAPDLPAPGEPAWLLLTAREEDNGRNFSCEASLEVQGQRLIKTTTMQLHVLYQPRLEESDCPGNQTWVKGTEQMLACIPKGNPTPTLVCTWNGVIFNLDEPQKATQNHTGIYCCTATNQLGSVSKDIAVLVQGLDEGISSTIFVIIIVALGVGIITIALYLNYKPCKIERRKLPYRQKEKNKEEESQFAVQQAEKCNAHNC, encoded by the exons ATGGTCAACTGCAGCACTACCTGTCCAGACCCTGGACCCAGTGGGATTGAGACTTTCTTAAAGAAAACCCAGGTGGACAAAGGACCACAGTGGAAGGAGTTTCTCCTGGAGGATGTCACAGAGAATTCTATTCTGCAGTGCTTCTTCTCTTGTGCAGGGATCCAAAAGGACACAAGCCTTGGCATCACTGTGTATC AGCCGCCAGAGCAGGTGATCCTGGACCTGCAGCCTGCATGGGTAGCCGTGAATGAAGCGTGTACAGTGAAGTGCCAAGTACCCAGTGTAGCACCTCTGGAGAACCTCACCCTTACCCTTCTCCAGGGTAACCAAGAACTACATAGAAAGAACTTTATGAACTTGGATGTGGCCTCCCAAAGAGCTGAGGTCACCATTAATGTCAAAGCCCAAAGGGAGGATGACAGGTGTAATTTCTCATGCCGTGCAGAACTGGACTTGAGTTCACATGGTGGAGGGCTCTTTCACAGTAGTTCAGCCATCAAGGTACTCCGGATCTTTG AATTCTCTCAGAGCCCCCAAATCTGGGTCTCCCCACTTCTGGAGATTGGTATGGCCGAGGCTGTGAGCTGTGAGTTGACTAGGGTGTTCCCAGCCGGAGAGGTCATGTTCTACATGTTCCTGGGAGACCAGGAGCTGAGCCCTTTTGTCTCCTGGAAAGGAGACATGGCATGGGCCAATGCCACCATTCGGGCCATGGAGACTGGTGATCAGGAGCTGTCTTGCCTTGTATCTCTGGGTCCAATGGAACAGAAAACAAGAGAGCCAGTGCATGTCTATA GCTTCCCTCCACCAGTCTTAGAGATAGAAGAATTATACCCATCGGCAGGGACGGACATTAATGTGACCTGTTCAGGGCATGTATTAACATCACCCAGTCCTACTCTTCGGCTGAAGGGAGCCCCAGACCTCCCTGCGCCTGGGGAGCCTGCCTGGCTTTTACTTACCGCCAGGGAGGAAGATAATGGCCGAAATTTCTCCTGTGAGGCCTCTTTGGAGGTTCAGGGTCAACGGTTAATCAAAACTACTACAATGCAGCTCCATGTCTTAT ACCAGCCTCGGTTAGAGGAATCTGATTGCCCTGGCAACCAGACGTGGGTGAAAGGGACAGAGCAGATGCTTGCCTGCATCCCAAAGGGAAACCCAACTCCAACCTTGGTATGTACCTGGAATGGAGTGATCTTCAACCTTGACGAGCCACAGAAGGCAACCCAGAACCACACGGGGATCTACTGCTGCACAGCCACTAACCAGCTGGGCTCTGTCAGCAAAGACATTGCTGTCCTTGTTCAAG GACTGGATGAAGGAATCAGCTCCACCATCTTTGTCATCATTATCGTTGCCCTTGGAGTGGGTATTATCACCATAGCACTGTATCTGAACTACAAGCCTTGCAAAATAGAGAGGCGGAAATTGCCctataggcagaaagagaagaacaaagaggaGGAAAGCCAGTTTGCTGTTCAGCAAGCAGAAAAGTGCAATGCACATAATTGTTAA
- the LOC140606983 gene encoding somatotropin isoform X2, with protein sequence MAASPRNSVLLAFALLCLPWPQEVGAFPAMPLSSLFANAVLRAQHLHQLAADTYKEFDVELLRFSLLLIQSWLGPVQFLSRVFTNSLVFGTSDRVYEKLKDLEEGIQALMRELEDGSPRAGQILKQTYDKFDTNLRSDDALLKNYGLLSCFKKDLHKAETYLRVMKCRRFVESSCAF encoded by the exons ATGGCTGCAA GCCCTCGGAACTCTGTGCTCCTGGCCTTCGCCTTGCTCTGCCTGCCCTGGCCTCAGGAGGTGGGCGCCTTCCCGGCCATGCCCTTGTCCAGCCTGTTTGCCAACGCCGTGCTCCGGGCCCAGCACCTGCACCAACTGGCTGCCGACACCTACAAAGAGTTT GACGTGGAGCTGCTCCGCTTCTCCCTGCTGCTCATCCAGTCGTGGCTCGGGCCCGTGCAGTTTCTCAGCAGGGTCTTCACCAACAGCCTGGTGTTCGGCACCTCAGACCGAGTCTACGAGAAGCTCAAGGACCTGGAGGAAGGCATCCAAGCCCTGATGCGG GAGCTGGAAGATGGCAGTCCCCGGGCCGGGCAGATCCTGAAGCAGACCTACGACAAGTTTGACACGAACCTGCGCAGTGACGATGCGCTGCTTAAGAACTACGGGCTGCTCTCCTGCTTCAAGAAAGACCTGCATAAGGCCGAGACGTACCTGCGGGTCATGAAGTGTCGCCGCTTCGTGGAAAGCAGCTGTGCCTTCTAG
- the CD79B gene encoding B-cell antigen receptor complex-associated protein beta chain isoform X1, whose translation MAGLVLSPVPHNWLVVLLLLLSGVPAAKTEDRHQDPKGSTCSGIWQSPRFIARKRGAVVEIRCHTKDVGAVSWLWKREMDLEPKPLPREDRLLQSQNESVATLTIQGIQFSDNGIYFCQQKCSKGSFSKGCGTELRVMGFSTLAQLKRRNTLKDGIIMIQTLLIILFIIVPIFLLLDKDDSKAGMDEDHTYEGLNIDQTATYEDIVTLRTGEVKWSVGEHPGQE comes from the exons ATGGCCGGGCTGGTGCTGTCTCCCGTGCCCCACAACTGGCTGGTGGTGTTGCTTCTGTTGCTTTCAG GTGTGCCAGCAGCCAAAACAGAAGACAGGCACCAGGATCCCAAAG GAAGCACTTGTTCTGGAATCTGGCAGAGCCCGCGCTTCATAGCCCGGAAGAGGGGCGCCGTGGTGGAAATCAGGTGCCACACGAAGGACGTGGGAGCCGTGAGCTGGTTGTGGAAGCGGGAGATGGACTTGGAGCCCAAGCCCCTGCCGAGAGAGGACCGCCTCCTCCAGAGCCAGAACGAGTCGGTCGCCACCCTCACCATCCAGGGCATCCAGTTCTCGGACAACGGCATCTACTTCTGCCAGCAGAAGTGCTCCAAGGGGTCCTTCAGCAAAGGCTGTGGCACCGAGCTGCGAGTCATGG GGTTCAGCACCTTGGCCCAGCTGAAGCGGAGGAACACACTAAAAGATGGCATCATCATGATCCAGACCCTGCTCATCATCCTTTTCATCATCGTGCCCATCTTCCTGCTGTTGGACAAG GATGACAGCAAGGCTGGGATGGATGAAGATCACACCTATGAG GGCCTGAACATTGACCAAACGGCCACCTACGAGGACATAGTGACTCTGCGGACAGGAGAAGTGAAGTGGTCAGTGGGGGAGCACCCAGGTCAAGAGTGA
- the LOC140606987 gene encoding intercellular adhesion molecule 1-like isoform X1 → MAEGRLVVLGAWRKLLGLLTRMELLVFCVWALLALIPFPGATEEIFEVSVWPDQALVKFGQSLMVNCSTTCPDPGPSGIETFLKKTQVDKGPQWKEFLLEDVTENSILQCFFSCAGIQKDTSLGITVYQPPEQVILDLQPAWVAVNEACTVKCQVPSVAPLENLTLTLLQGNQELHRKNFMNLDVASQRAEVTINVKAQREDDRCNFSCRAELDLSSHGGGLFHSSSAIKVLRIFEFSQSPQIWVSPLLEIGMAEAVSCELTRVFPAGEVMFYMFLGDQELSPFVSWKGDMAWANATIRAMETGDQELSCLVSLGPMEQKTREPVHVYSFPPPVLEIEELYPSAGTDINVTCSGHVLTSPSPTLRLKGAPDLPAPGEPAWLLLTAREEDNGRNFSCEASLEVQGQRLIKTTTMQLHVLYQPRLEESDCPGNQTWVKGTEQMLACIPKGNPTPTLVCTWNGVIFNLDEPQKATQNHTGIYCCTATNQLGSVSKDIAVLVQGLDEGISSTIFVIIIVALGVGIITIALYLNYKPCKIERRKLPYRQKEKNKEEESQFAVQQAEKCNAHNC, encoded by the exons cTTTTGGGCCTTCTCACAAGGATGGAATTgctagtcttttgtgtctgggcCCTGCTGGCCTTGATCCCTTTCCCAG GGGCGACAGAAGAGATATTTGAGGTTTCTGTTTGGCCAGATCAGGCCCTGGTAAAGTTTGGACAGTCCCTAATGGTCAACTGCAGCACTACCTGTCCAGACCCTGGACCCAGTGGGATTGAGACTTTCTTAAAGAAAACCCAGGTGGACAAAGGACCACAGTGGAAGGAGTTTCTCCTGGAGGATGTCACAGAGAATTCTATTCTGCAGTGCTTCTTCTCTTGTGCAGGGATCCAAAAGGACACAAGCCTTGGCATCACTGTGTATC AGCCGCCAGAGCAGGTGATCCTGGACCTGCAGCCTGCATGGGTAGCCGTGAATGAAGCGTGTACAGTGAAGTGCCAAGTACCCAGTGTAGCACCTCTGGAGAACCTCACCCTTACCCTTCTCCAGGGTAACCAAGAACTACATAGAAAGAACTTTATGAACTTGGATGTGGCCTCCCAAAGAGCTGAGGTCACCATTAATGTCAAAGCCCAAAGGGAGGATGACAGGTGTAATTTCTCATGCCGTGCAGAACTGGACTTGAGTTCACATGGTGGAGGGCTCTTTCACAGTAGTTCAGCCATCAAGGTACTCCGGATCTTTG AATTCTCTCAGAGCCCCCAAATCTGGGTCTCCCCACTTCTGGAGATTGGTATGGCCGAGGCTGTGAGCTGTGAGTTGACTAGGGTGTTCCCAGCCGGAGAGGTCATGTTCTACATGTTCCTGGGAGACCAGGAGCTGAGCCCTTTTGTCTCCTGGAAAGGAGACATGGCATGGGCCAATGCCACCATTCGGGCCATGGAGACTGGTGATCAGGAGCTGTCTTGCCTTGTATCTCTGGGTCCAATGGAACAGAAAACAAGAGAGCCAGTGCATGTCTATA GCTTCCCTCCACCAGTCTTAGAGATAGAAGAATTATACCCATCGGCAGGGACGGACATTAATGTGACCTGTTCAGGGCATGTATTAACATCACCCAGTCCTACTCTTCGGCTGAAGGGAGCCCCAGACCTCCCTGCGCCTGGGGAGCCTGCCTGGCTTTTACTTACCGCCAGGGAGGAAGATAATGGCCGAAATTTCTCCTGTGAGGCCTCTTTGGAGGTTCAGGGTCAACGGTTAATCAAAACTACTACAATGCAGCTCCATGTCTTAT ACCAGCCTCGGTTAGAGGAATCTGATTGCCCTGGCAACCAGACGTGGGTGAAAGGGACAGAGCAGATGCTTGCCTGCATCCCAAAGGGAAACCCAACTCCAACCTTGGTATGTACCTGGAATGGAGTGATCTTCAACCTTGACGAGCCACAGAAGGCAACCCAGAACCACACGGGGATCTACTGCTGCACAGCCACTAACCAGCTGGGCTCTGTCAGCAAAGACATTGCTGTCCTTGTTCAAG GACTGGATGAAGGAATCAGCTCCACCATCTTTGTCATCATTATCGTTGCCCTTGGAGTGGGTATTATCACCATAGCACTGTATCTGAACTACAAGCCTTGCAAAATAGAGAGGCGGAAATTGCCctataggcagaaagagaagaacaaagaggaGGAAAGCCAGTTTGCTGTTCAGCAAGCAGAAAAGTGCAATGCACATAATTGTTAA
- the LOC140606987 gene encoding intercellular adhesion molecule 1-like isoform X2: MELLVFCVWALLALIPFPGATEEIFEVSVWPDQALVKFGQSLMVNCSTTCPDPGPSGIETFLKKTQVDKGPQWKEFLLEDVTENSILQCFFSCAGIQKDTSLGITVYQPPEQVILDLQPAWVAVNEACTVKCQVPSVAPLENLTLTLLQGNQELHRKNFMNLDVASQRAEVTINVKAQREDDRCNFSCRAELDLSSHGGGLFHSSSAIKVLRIFEFSQSPQIWVSPLLEIGMAEAVSCELTRVFPAGEVMFYMFLGDQELSPFVSWKGDMAWANATIRAMETGDQELSCLVSLGPMEQKTREPVHVYSFPPPVLEIEELYPSAGTDINVTCSGHVLTSPSPTLRLKGAPDLPAPGEPAWLLLTAREEDNGRNFSCEASLEVQGQRLIKTTTMQLHVLYQPRLEESDCPGNQTWVKGTEQMLACIPKGNPTPTLVCTWNGVIFNLDEPQKATQNHTGIYCCTATNQLGSVSKDIAVLVQGLDEGISSTIFVIIIVALGVGIITIALYLNYKPCKIERRKLPYRQKEKNKEEESQFAVQQAEKCNAHNC; the protein is encoded by the exons ATGGAATTgctagtcttttgtgtctgggcCCTGCTGGCCTTGATCCCTTTCCCAG GGGCGACAGAAGAGATATTTGAGGTTTCTGTTTGGCCAGATCAGGCCCTGGTAAAGTTTGGACAGTCCCTAATGGTCAACTGCAGCACTACCTGTCCAGACCCTGGACCCAGTGGGATTGAGACTTTCTTAAAGAAAACCCAGGTGGACAAAGGACCACAGTGGAAGGAGTTTCTCCTGGAGGATGTCACAGAGAATTCTATTCTGCAGTGCTTCTTCTCTTGTGCAGGGATCCAAAAGGACACAAGCCTTGGCATCACTGTGTATC AGCCGCCAGAGCAGGTGATCCTGGACCTGCAGCCTGCATGGGTAGCCGTGAATGAAGCGTGTACAGTGAAGTGCCAAGTACCCAGTGTAGCACCTCTGGAGAACCTCACCCTTACCCTTCTCCAGGGTAACCAAGAACTACATAGAAAGAACTTTATGAACTTGGATGTGGCCTCCCAAAGAGCTGAGGTCACCATTAATGTCAAAGCCCAAAGGGAGGATGACAGGTGTAATTTCTCATGCCGTGCAGAACTGGACTTGAGTTCACATGGTGGAGGGCTCTTTCACAGTAGTTCAGCCATCAAGGTACTCCGGATCTTTG AATTCTCTCAGAGCCCCCAAATCTGGGTCTCCCCACTTCTGGAGATTGGTATGGCCGAGGCTGTGAGCTGTGAGTTGACTAGGGTGTTCCCAGCCGGAGAGGTCATGTTCTACATGTTCCTGGGAGACCAGGAGCTGAGCCCTTTTGTCTCCTGGAAAGGAGACATGGCATGGGCCAATGCCACCATTCGGGCCATGGAGACTGGTGATCAGGAGCTGTCTTGCCTTGTATCTCTGGGTCCAATGGAACAGAAAACAAGAGAGCCAGTGCATGTCTATA GCTTCCCTCCACCAGTCTTAGAGATAGAAGAATTATACCCATCGGCAGGGACGGACATTAATGTGACCTGTTCAGGGCATGTATTAACATCACCCAGTCCTACTCTTCGGCTGAAGGGAGCCCCAGACCTCCCTGCGCCTGGGGAGCCTGCCTGGCTTTTACTTACCGCCAGGGAGGAAGATAATGGCCGAAATTTCTCCTGTGAGGCCTCTTTGGAGGTTCAGGGTCAACGGTTAATCAAAACTACTACAATGCAGCTCCATGTCTTAT ACCAGCCTCGGTTAGAGGAATCTGATTGCCCTGGCAACCAGACGTGGGTGAAAGGGACAGAGCAGATGCTTGCCTGCATCCCAAAGGGAAACCCAACTCCAACCTTGGTATGTACCTGGAATGGAGTGATCTTCAACCTTGACGAGCCACAGAAGGCAACCCAGAACCACACGGGGATCTACTGCTGCACAGCCACTAACCAGCTGGGCTCTGTCAGCAAAGACATTGCTGTCCTTGTTCAAG GACTGGATGAAGGAATCAGCTCCACCATCTTTGTCATCATTATCGTTGCCCTTGGAGTGGGTATTATCACCATAGCACTGTATCTGAACTACAAGCCTTGCAAAATAGAGAGGCGGAAATTGCCctataggcagaaagagaagaacaaagaggaGGAAAGCCAGTTTGCTGTTCAGCAAGCAGAAAAGTGCAATGCACATAATTGTTAA